Sequence from the Cyanobacteria bacterium GSL.Bin1 genome:
ATTAAAACAGAGTAGATGTTTGCTATAAATTTCTTCTGGAGAAGAGGTGACAAAGGGATCAAGGAGAGGGGGTAACTCTTGCCGATTTCCCAATGACGAATAACTAATGACTAATGACGAATAACCGATGACGGCTCACCAAGAACTTCAACAAAAAACGAGTAAAGCATATAAAAAAAAGAACAAATGGATTATACGCTTTGAACAAGTCATGGCATTTATTGCCCTATTTAACTTAGGTCTTGTTTTTCTTGATATCAGTTATATCCCCTTCCGAAACTTTTATCTCAAAGAATTTCGACTGATTGTGCAAGGCTTAAATTACATTCCTCAATCGGACTTTATTGAACAATATACCCCTAGTTTAATCTCGGCCTATCGCCAAATTCCTGACTCTTTCCTCGAACGAGCCCCTCTCCTTGCTCAAGGGTATGATTATGTCAAAGGGATTGAACCACATCCGGAAACCGAACAATATTTACAAACCGTTGAAATTTTAAAACAACAAGTTACAAAAACCGGTTTAGAGTCTTATCAAACCCAACGAATTTTAGAAGATTTACGTCAGCAAAGTATCCAAATTATTCAAAATAATCCTTTTGAAGTTGCGAATAAAACCGGTACGCTAGAAACGATTAAAGATCGGATGCGGGAACATATGGAGGTTCACTTTGCAGAAAAAGCTTTCCAAGAGTTTTGGACCGCAGAGTATTTGATGGCTAATCGCTATGAAAAACAATTGCAATTCTTCGAGACGCAAATTGAAACCCTAATGGATACCAATTACTTGCGAGGAATTGATATCGAAACAGGAGAATTTATTAATCGTTTTTGGCTTTTAGACTTACCGTTTGTCATCTTATTTGCTGTTGAATTTGCTGGACGAACCTATTTAATCCACCGCCGACATATTGGCTTACGTTGGATTGATGGGATGCTCTGGCGTTGGTATGATGCTTTTTTATTTATTCCTATTTTTCGGTGGTTAAGGGTGATTCCTGTAACTGTGCGAGTGGATCAGTCGGATTTAATTGAACTGGAGGGAGTCAAACGACAAATTTCCCAAGGGTTTGTGGCGAGTATTGCTGAAGATATTACCCAAGTTGTATTTGTTCGTCTGGTTAATCAAGTCCAAGGTTCCATTCAACGGGGAGAACTTAGAAAAGCACTTTCAGAAGCCAATACTAGTCAATATATTGATCTCAATGAGACGAATGAAATTGCTGAACTCAGTAAATTGTTTGTCCAGTTAGCCGTTTATCAAGTCTTACCCAAAATTCGTCCGGATGTGGAAGCCATTGTTCGCCACAACGTTAGTAAAGTTTTAGAAACGTCTCCTGCCTTTCAAGGAATGCGACAAGTTCCCGGTTTAGAACGCTTTGAAAGTCGCTTAACTGAACAATTTGTCAGCTTACTCTATCAAGTCATTTATGATGCAATTATTGGCGCGATCGAAGAAGATCCAGAAGCAGAAAAACTAATTGAAGAGTTGGGAACTAATTTGACACAAGTGCTAACAGATGAACTGCAAGGAAAACAAACCCTAGACAAGATGCAAAGGCTGTTAATTGATTTATTAGAAGAAGTGAAAGTTAACTATGTTGAGCGTTTATCCGAGGAAGATGTGGAAGACTTATTAGAACAAACTCGCCGCTTACGTCAAATGGGTAAAACTCAATAGTTTATTAGCACTTCTTGCTTGGGTGAAGGACAAAGTTGTCCCCTATTCCCTATTCCCTATTCCCTAGCGCGTCGCACTACAGTTAAACCGTGTTTCTATTTTTATCTAAACTCCTGCCGCTTTTTTTATATCCTTTAGGATTAACCAGCCTTTTTTTACTAGTGGGTTTAATTATTGCTTGGAAACGTCCTGCCTTGGCATTGGTTCCTATGGGAATGAGTTTATTGATTATTTTAGTGGCAAGTAATGCCTGGGTGAGTTCTTTGCTGATGCAATCCTTAGAATGGCAACAAATTTCTAGCGAAGAGTTACCCGAAGCTGAGGCGATCATTTTATTAGGGGGATCAACACGCGTACCCACTCCGCCTCGCAATACGGTGGAAATCACAGAATCTGGTGATCGTGTGTTGTATGCAGCCCACCTCTATAAAGAAGGGAAAGCCCCCCTGATTATTGCCACGGGCGGACGAATTACTTGGTTACAAAACGCACCGCCAGAAGCAGATAGTATGAAGAATTTATTAATCGAAATTGGGGTACCTGAATCAGCAATCATAGAAGAAACTCAAGCCCTCAACACCTATGAAAACGCCCTTTATACCAAGAAAATTTTGGAACAACGAGGGATCAAACAGTCGCTGCTGGTTACCTCGGCTTCTCATATGCCGCGATCGCTGCGCGTGTTTCAAAAACAAGGAATTGATGTAATTCCTGCCCCCACAGACTTTTTAGTGACTCAACTTGACTGGGAACAATTACAAATAACTCCCCAAGCCACTCTCTTAAATTTACTGCCCAGTGCTGAGAATCTGAAGCAAACCACTCAAGCGCTAAAAGAATATCTGGGTCTGATTGTGTATTGGTTAAAAGGTTGGATTTAAGTTTTTCCTCCAATGTTGTGCCAAGTCGTGTATGCTAACCGAACTATCA
This genomic interval carries:
- a CDS encoding YdcF family protein; the encoded protein is MFLFLSKLLPLFLYPLGLTSLFLLVGLIIAWKRPALALVPMGMSLLIILVASNAWVSSLLMQSLEWQQISSEELPEAEAIILLGGSTRVPTPPRNTVEITESGDRVLYAAHLYKEGKAPLIIATGGRITWLQNAPPEADSMKNLLIEIGVPESAIIEETQALNTYENALYTKKILEQRGIKQSLLVTSASHMPRSLRVFQKQGIDVIPAPTDFLVTQLDWEQLQITPQATLLNLLPSAENLKQTTQALKEYLGLIVYWLKGWI